Proteins from one candidate division KSB1 bacterium genomic window:
- a CDS encoding bifunctional folylpolyglutamate synthase/dihydrofolate synthase — MSRSEMAISSRTQAYLNKLGFFGWQLGLQRIRRLARFLGNPQRAFPCVHLAGTNGKGSTAAMLTAIAQAAGLRVGLYTSPHLVHLNERIQINGVPISGHDFEELLRSCRSRIDAWQATYFEVLTALAFKYFAEQQVDLAIIETGLGGRLDATNIILPEISIITSIALEHQNYLGRTLAAIAAEKAGIIKPKRPCLSGVLPPTAAAVVAARCRELRAPLLEVRRRAKVSKMRLAVTGTRFDLRLPADEIAYSALQLNLLGAHQVRNAALAVCAASLLRRAGFPLSDEAIRAGLSHTHWPARLQLLPGQPNTLLDAAHNPHGMRVLTQTIQTLFPGRPVKVVMALMQDKSAARVLRLWQPLQPACFFATVASDRARPGRELLQHARALGLRARAFDHSEQALQAARALCRDNDLLCVTGSHYLLGELMRAGSLPDPYTGKVRRKSQPRRVPSS, encoded by the coding sequence ATGTCACGATCTGAAATGGCCATAAGTAGCCGCACTCAGGCTTATTTGAATAAACTGGGATTTTTTGGCTGGCAGCTCGGCTTGCAGCGCATTCGCCGGCTTGCTCGTTTTCTTGGCAATCCCCAGCGGGCCTTTCCGTGTGTACATCTCGCCGGCACCAATGGCAAAGGTTCGACCGCGGCGATGCTGACAGCCATTGCCCAAGCCGCCGGTCTGCGTGTCGGGCTTTATACCTCCCCCCATCTGGTCCATCTCAATGAGCGCATTCAAATCAACGGCGTGCCCATCTCCGGCCATGACTTCGAAGAGTTGTTGCGCTCCTGCCGGTCGCGGATCGATGCCTGGCAGGCCACCTACTTTGAAGTCCTGACCGCGCTTGCTTTCAAATATTTTGCCGAGCAGCAGGTCGATCTGGCGATTATCGAAACCGGTTTGGGCGGCCGGCTGGACGCCACCAACATCATCCTGCCCGAGATCAGCATCATTACATCCATCGCTCTGGAGCATCAGAATTACCTGGGCAGGACCCTGGCCGCGATTGCTGCGGAGAAGGCCGGCATCATCAAACCCAAACGGCCCTGCCTGAGCGGCGTGCTGCCACCCACGGCGGCTGCCGTGGTGGCGGCCCGCTGCCGCGAGCTGCGCGCACCGCTGCTCGAGGTTCGCCGGCGCGCGAAGGTTTCCAAAATGCGACTGGCCGTCACGGGAACCCGCTTCGACCTGCGTTTGCCCGCTGATGAAATTGCCTATTCCGCTTTGCAGTTGAACTTGTTGGGTGCGCATCAAGTGCGTAATGCGGCTCTGGCGGTTTGTGCCGCGAGCTTGCTGCGCCGGGCCGGATTTCCGCTCTCCGACGAAGCCATCCGTGCGGGGCTGTCGCACACACACTGGCCGGCGCGGCTGCAATTGCTGCCGGGCCAGCCGAACACGCTGTTGGACGCGGCACACAATCCCCATGGCATGCGCGTGCTCACCCAAACGATTCAGACGCTCTTTCCCGGCCGGCCGGTCAAAGTGGTGATGGCGCTGATGCAGGACAAGTCGGCGGCCAGGGTGCTGCGCCTCTGGCAGCCGCTGCAGCCGGCCTGCTTTTTCGCCACGGTGGCAAGCGATCGCGCCCGGCCCGGCCGGGAATTGCTGCAACATGCCCGCGCCCTGGGATTGCGCGCCCGGGCGTTCGACCACAGCGAGCAGGCGCTGCAGGCGGCGCGCGCACTCTGCCGCGACAACGATTTGCTTTGCGTCACCGGCTCGCATTACCTGCTCGGCGAGTTGATGCGCGCGGGCAGTCTGCCCGATCCCTACACCGGCAAGGTCCGGCGCAAATCGCAACCCCGGCGTGTGCCGTCATCTTGA
- a CDS encoding TonB-dependent receptor: protein MRTSSPRAKILVLVALLLPASNSFSGAFGNISGFVRDKETNIPLPGANIVVEGTNFGAKANKYGHYIIYNLPVGNYNLRVSMIGYSTLKLTDVEVKTDLNTSLDIALTSRVLNTSEEIVVTAPRVQIFRDLMSSTEYLSEETIAETTPGLTYHDKLALVPGYVANHMRGSRSSNVQYLIDGLPASGAMTRAAAFSLPTSAIAEMVVQTGGFSAEYGNVTSGVINIITREGRNDFFAALKLAQDVPARRDWSYDNARRAEFAVGGPLKLGLGGPLIDSNYLISGSAYLTDTPQRKQLRQIFNTPVLFNYDLNSKLMLRLSNTVFLRWQGLFSNWEWRRYDAAWAGRVSALPKRFNNSSRMDLSIIHTLSAETFYKLELSLLRLRQRITGAIAGAGTSNLILKHSQSLAQVWPGEFEPWWEDLRERHYFGRLSLVRQLNPTHQFRLGFETNLWQITLNRDRFLLWPNGRLAESRVYSRYQDAFQRKPYALAAYFQHKIELPSFLATMGVRAEYFSANAKPARLPSTAPFTAANDSAVAPAPPADKFHFTLAPRLGIAIPIGNVEHLAVNYGWFFELPPFYYLYTNPAGNLEARWPIFGNSNIKPIRAKAWELTYRRVLAGHSTFTLTGFLRDFEDLIDTFPYGNPAAGSGEQQAVFRYENRARASTSGLEAAYSHRFGMALQASLAYTHLTSSGTGSWPETTLLSRSRDEVQLSHLEEPLAWDQRHAFKLRLSYHTPQGLLVSLFAKINGPARAIEWLSNKETELGWRHFIDLKLAGPSLARLGLPLAPFLEVRNLLDQRSADPAQGGIDFGQPTLEFQEHYGRRIWVGLSLR, encoded by the coding sequence ATGAGAACCTCTTCCCCAAGAGCCAAAATCCTCGTGCTGGTGGCGCTCCTCCTGCCGGCCAGCAACAGCTTCAGCGGCGCGTTCGGCAATATCTCCGGTTTCGTGAGAGACAAGGAGACAAATATTCCTCTGCCAGGCGCGAATATTGTAGTGGAAGGCACCAATTTTGGCGCCAAAGCCAACAAGTACGGGCACTACATCATCTACAACCTGCCGGTGGGCAACTACAACCTGCGGGTGAGCATGATCGGCTACAGCACGTTGAAGCTGACCGACGTGGAGGTGAAAACCGATCTCAATACCAGCCTGGACATCGCGCTCACCAGCCGCGTGCTCAACACGTCCGAAGAAATCGTGGTAACCGCGCCGCGCGTGCAGATTTTTCGTGATCTGATGTCGAGCACCGAATATCTCAGCGAGGAAACCATAGCGGAAACCACGCCCGGGCTGACCTATCACGACAAGCTGGCTCTGGTGCCCGGCTACGTCGCCAACCACATGCGCGGCAGCCGCAGCAGCAACGTGCAGTATCTCATCGACGGGCTGCCGGCTTCCGGTGCCATGACCCGTGCGGCGGCGTTCAGCCTGCCCACCAGCGCGATCGCAGAGATGGTGGTGCAGACCGGCGGTTTCAGTGCGGAATACGGCAACGTTACCTCCGGGGTCATCAACATCATCACGCGCGAGGGCCGCAATGACTTTTTCGCGGCACTCAAACTGGCGCAGGATGTACCGGCGCGCCGCGATTGGAGCTATGACAACGCCCGGCGCGCGGAGTTTGCCGTGGGCGGGCCGCTCAAACTCGGCCTGGGCGGGCCGTTGATCGATTCCAATTACCTGATTTCCGGCAGTGCCTACCTTACCGACACGCCCCAGCGCAAGCAGCTTCGGCAGATCTTTAACACGCCGGTGCTGTTCAATTATGATCTGAATTCCAAGCTGATGCTCCGGCTGTCCAACACGGTCTTTCTGCGCTGGCAGGGCTTGTTTTCCAACTGGGAATGGCGGCGCTATGATGCGGCGTGGGCCGGCCGTGTGTCGGCGCTGCCCAAACGCTTCAACAACAGCAGCCGGATGGACCTGTCCATCATTCACACCCTGAGTGCGGAGACGTTTTACAAGCTTGAATTGAGTCTCCTGCGTTTGCGGCAGCGCATCACCGGCGCCATCGCCGGCGCGGGAACCAGCAATCTCATCCTCAAACACTCGCAATCGCTGGCGCAGGTGTGGCCGGGAGAGTTCGAACCCTGGTGGGAGGATCTGCGCGAGCGCCACTACTTCGGCCGCCTCAGCCTGGTGCGGCAATTGAATCCCACGCACCAATTTCGGCTGGGCTTCGAGACCAACCTGTGGCAAATCACGCTCAACCGCGATCGCTTCCTGCTGTGGCCCAACGGCCGCCTGGCAGAGAGCCGGGTGTACAGCCGCTATCAGGACGCGTTCCAGCGCAAACCGTATGCGCTCGCCGCCTATTTCCAGCACAAAATCGAGCTCCCCAGTTTTCTGGCCACCATGGGCGTGCGCGCCGAATACTTCTCCGCGAATGCCAAACCGGCGCGACTGCCCTCCACAGCACCCTTCACGGCGGCCAATGATTCTGCAGTGGCGCCGGCACCACCGGCGGACAAATTTCACTTCACCCTGGCGCCGCGCCTGGGCATCGCCATTCCCATCGGCAACGTCGAACATCTCGCGGTGAACTACGGCTGGTTTTTCGAGCTGCCGCCGTTTTATTACTTGTATACCAACCCCGCAGGCAATCTCGAGGCCCGCTGGCCGATCTTCGGCAACAGCAACATCAAGCCGATCCGCGCCAAAGCCTGGGAGCTGACATACCGCCGCGTGCTGGCCGGGCATTCCACCTTCACGCTCACCGGCTTCCTGCGTGACTTTGAAGATTTGATCGACACCTTCCCATACGGCAATCCCGCCGCCGGCTCGGGGGAACAACAAGCGGTGTTTCGCTATGAGAATCGCGCCAGGGCCAGCACCAGCGGTCTGGAAGCAGCCTACTCCCATCGCTTCGGCATGGCGCTGCAGGCAAGCCTTGCCTACACTCACTTGACCAGCAGCGGCACCGGCTCCTGGCCGGAGACCACGCTGTTGAGCCGCAGCCGCGATGAAGTGCAGCTCAGCCATCTGGAGGAGCCGCTGGCGTGGGATCAACGTCACGCCTTCAAGCTGCGTCTGTCTTACCACACGCCCCAAGGCCTGCTGGTGAGCCTGTTCGCCAAAATCAATGGGCCGGCACGTGCGATCGAGTGGCTGAGCAACAAAGAGACGGAGCTGGGCTGGCGTCATTTTATCGATCTGAAACTGGCGGGACCGTCTTTGGCGCGGCTCGGCCTGCCGCTGGCACCGTTTCTGGAGGTGCGCAACCTGCTCGATCAACGCAGCGCAGATCCGGCGCAGGGCGGCATCGATTTCGGCCAGCCCACGCTGGAGTTTCAGGAACACTACGGCCGGCGCATTTGGGTTGGCCTCAGCTTGCGGTGA
- the glmS gene encoding glutamine--fructose-6-phosphate transaminase (isomerizing), which produces MCGIVGYVGEKPLVPLLIEGLKRLEYRGYDSAGLAIVSGNKLVIEKQAGKISNLERRMNGIPLRGSVGIAHTRWATHGVPNDVNAHPHTDSRNCIALIHNGIIENFLVIKRELVKKGHSFCSETDTEVLVHLIEEFLQQGLQFEEAVRAALAQVQGTYGIAVISHEHPDTIIAARRGSPLVIGIGEGEYFVASDATAMVEHTKNVTYLDDGEMAVLTRNGVQIKTIDNQPVTKAIERIAFDIERIEKGGYDHFMMKEIMEQPRTIEDALRGRLLPEEGMARLGGIRHEIDSLLYARRILLTACGTSWHAALIGEYMLEEFVRIPVEVEYASEFRYRDPVLDRDTVVMVISQSGETADTLAALREAKRKGAKVLGICNVVGSTIARETDAGVYLHAGPEIGVASTKAFTSQVTVLSLITLLLARMRNMSASKGRETVQAMQALPRQVEQILQQREQVREIAKIYHQSGNFLYLGRGYNFPVALEGALKLKEISYIHAEGYPAAEMKHGPIALIDENMPVVFIATKDSTYDKIISNIEEVRARRGRVIAIATEGDQEIRRHTDHVIYIPPTIEMLMPILTIIPLQLLAYYIAILRGCDVDQPRNLAKSVTVE; this is translated from the coding sequence ATGTGTGGCATCGTCGGATATGTCGGAGAGAAACCGCTGGTTCCGTTGTTGATCGAGGGTTTGAAGCGGCTGGAATATCGCGGCTATGATTCTGCGGGATTGGCGATCGTCTCGGGCAACAAACTTGTCATCGAAAAACAGGCGGGCAAAATCTCGAACCTGGAGCGCCGGATGAACGGCATCCCGCTGCGGGGCAGCGTGGGAATCGCGCATACCCGTTGGGCCACGCACGGCGTCCCCAACGACGTCAACGCCCATCCGCACACGGACAGCAGGAACTGCATCGCGTTGATTCACAATGGCATCATCGAAAACTTCCTGGTGATCAAGCGCGAGCTGGTCAAAAAGGGCCACAGTTTCTGCTCCGAGACCGACACCGAGGTGCTGGTGCATCTTATCGAGGAATTCCTGCAGCAGGGTTTGCAGTTCGAAGAGGCGGTGCGCGCCGCACTGGCACAGGTGCAGGGCACTTACGGTATCGCGGTGATTTCGCACGAGCATCCCGACACCATCATCGCGGCGCGGCGGGGCAGCCCGCTGGTGATCGGCATCGGCGAGGGCGAGTACTTCGTTGCCTCCGATGCCACCGCCATGGTCGAGCACACCAAAAACGTCACCTATCTCGACGACGGCGAAATGGCGGTGCTGACGCGCAACGGCGTGCAGATCAAGACCATTGACAACCAGCCGGTGACCAAGGCCATCGAGCGCATCGCCTTCGACATCGAGCGCATCGAAAAGGGCGGCTACGACCATTTCATGATGAAGGAGATCATGGAGCAGCCGCGCACCATCGAAGACGCGCTGCGCGGCCGCCTGCTGCCCGAGGAGGGCATGGCGCGGCTGGGCGGCATCCGCCATGAGATCGACTCCCTGCTCTATGCCCGCCGCATCCTGCTCACCGCCTGCGGCACCTCCTGGCATGCGGCGCTCATCGGCGAGTATATGCTGGAAGAGTTCGTGCGCATTCCCGTGGAGGTGGAATATGCCAGCGAATTCCGCTATCGCGATCCGGTACTGGACCGCGACACGGTGGTGATGGTCATCAGCCAGTCGGGGGAAACCGCCGACACGCTGGCCGCGCTGCGCGAGGCCAAGCGCAAGGGCGCCAAGGTGCTGGGCATTTGCAACGTGGTCGGCTCGACCATCGCGCGCGAGACGGACGCAGGGGTGTATTTGCATGCCGGCCCGGAAATCGGGGTGGCCTCCACCAAGGCCTTCACCTCCCAGGTGACCGTGCTGTCGCTCATCACCCTGTTGCTGGCACGCATGCGCAACATGTCGGCCAGCAAGGGCCGCGAGACGGTGCAGGCAATGCAGGCGCTGCCGCGGCAGGTCGAACAGATTCTGCAGCAGCGCGAGCAGGTGCGGGAAATCGCCAAAATCTATCACCAATCAGGCAATTTCCTCTATCTCGGCCGCGGCTATAATTTCCCGGTGGCGCTGGAGGGGGCGCTCAAACTCAAGGAGATTTCCTATATTCACGCGGAGGGCTATCCGGCAGCCGAGATGAAACACGGCCCAATCGCGCTGATCGATGAAAACATGCCGGTGGTCTTCATCGCCACGAAGGATTCGACCTACGACAAGATTATCAGCAACATCGAAGAGGTGCGGGCCCGCCGCGGCCGTGTGATCGCCATCGCCACCGAGGGCGACCAGGAAATCAGACGTCATACCGATCACGTCATCTACATCCCGCCGACCATCGAAATGCTGATGCCCATTCTCACCATCATTCCACTGCAACTGCTGGCGTACTACATCGCCATCCTGCGCGGCTGCGACGTGGATCAACCGCGAAATCTAGCCAAAAGCGTAACGGTCGAATGA
- a CDS encoding ABC transporter substrate-binding protein, which translates to MKSSSVLFGCAWLALGLVVTTAASQETLREKKLQFQRGVTAYNQGNYALALEQALRTVERGAQDELYTAGLYLQARCHYHLGQYSQVSEALTRLMEAHPGSRYREQAHYLLGMTAFQEGNYAEAASEFIWVLDFAETPALREAAAKHAQTLFDDYLQPNDLRRKLRRGYLGENGLALVAIALAKNEYAQGRRSEAQKIVETFLRAHPNTRFTRQLEQLKNTPQPDLTSAVRIGVIVPLSGMDAEAGQALYRGMRYALRTRGSSSGPLAQAGAGGNLPGANPAVEFVVRDSESSVVGALKAAQLLLSDPSIVALIGEYENSASSAIAALAQEKSIPILVPVSTANGIAGLGEYVFQMNADREMKGRALAEYAVRYLNCRRFATFAPQDEYGQQMTDGLSAAVDSLGGQIITQKWYYEGTEDFGKQFKGIRAAAFELSLADTLKLEQNYRSLKGVRNAALVEDVSTPVTSIHALFLPLYHEDITLIAPQRAYYNIQCLLLGGDDWQWIEPERMRELRPYIDGTVFPSDYYVDWQSERGRQFRIAYRKLTGATPERFDVLGYDAGSLLLHCVERGARKPDQIREALARIDGYPGLKGEISFKNSQRVNRRVNLLQILNAEIRRVN; encoded by the coding sequence ATGAAATCCTCCTCCGTCCTCTTCGGTTGTGCCTGGCTGGCGCTGGGCCTTGTTGTTACGACGGCAGCTTCCCAGGAGACGTTGCGGGAGAAAAAACTGCAGTTCCAGCGCGGGGTGACCGCCTACAATCAGGGCAACTACGCGCTGGCACTGGAACAGGCCCTGCGCACCGTGGAGCGCGGCGCGCAGGACGAACTTTACACCGCCGGGCTTTACCTGCAGGCGCGCTGCCATTATCACCTGGGCCAGTACAGCCAGGTGAGCGAGGCGCTCACCCGCCTGATGGAGGCACACCCCGGGAGCCGGTATCGCGAGCAGGCGCATTATTTGCTCGGCATGACGGCGTTTCAAGAGGGCAACTATGCCGAGGCCGCGAGCGAATTCATCTGGGTGCTCGATTTTGCCGAAACGCCGGCGCTGCGCGAGGCCGCCGCCAAACATGCCCAGACCCTGTTCGATGATTATCTCCAGCCCAATGATTTGCGCCGCAAACTGCGCCGCGGCTATCTGGGCGAGAACGGCCTGGCCCTGGTGGCGATCGCGCTCGCCAAAAATGAATATGCCCAGGGCCGCCGCAGCGAAGCGCAAAAAATCGTCGAGACCTTCCTGCGCGCGCATCCCAACACCCGTTTCACCCGCCAACTGGAGCAACTCAAAAACACACCGCAGCCGGATCTCACCAGTGCTGTGCGCATCGGCGTCATCGTGCCGCTGAGCGGCATGGATGCCGAGGCCGGCCAGGCACTCTACCGCGGGATGCGCTACGCCCTGCGCACACGCGGCAGCAGCAGCGGGCCCCTGGCACAGGCGGGGGCCGGCGGCAATTTGCCCGGCGCAAATCCCGCGGTTGAATTTGTGGTGCGCGATTCGGAGAGCAGCGTGGTGGGCGCGCTCAAAGCCGCCCAGCTCTTGTTGAGCGACCCCAGCATCGTGGCTCTCATCGGCGAGTATGAAAACTCCGCGAGCAGCGCAATTGCCGCACTGGCGCAGGAGAAGAGCATTCCCATACTCGTGCCGGTCTCGACGGCCAACGGTATTGCCGGGCTGGGCGAGTACGTGTTTCAAATGAACGCCGACCGCGAGATGAAAGGCCGCGCGCTGGCCGAGTATGCCGTGCGCTATCTCAACTGCCGCCGCTTTGCCACCTTCGCGCCGCAGGATGAGTACGGCCAGCAGATGACCGATGGTTTGAGTGCCGCGGTCGACAGCCTGGGCGGCCAGATCATCACGCAAAAGTGGTACTATGAGGGCACCGAAGATTTCGGCAAGCAATTCAAGGGCATTCGGGCCGCAGCCTTCGAGCTGAGCCTGGCCGACACTCTCAAGCTCGAACAGAATTACCGTTCGCTCAAGGGGGTGCGCAATGCCGCCCTGGTCGAAGATGTGTCCACGCCGGTCACCAGCATTCACGCCCTGTTCCTGCCGTTGTATCATGAAGACATCACTTTGATTGCGCCACAACGCGCTTATTACAACATTCAGTGCCTGCTGTTGGGTGGCGACGACTGGCAGTGGATCGAGCCGGAGCGCATGCGCGAGCTGCGCCCCTATATCGACGGCACGGTTTTTCCCAGCGACTATTATGTCGATTGGCAGAGCGAGCGCGGCCGGCAGTTCCGCATCGCTTATCGCAAGCTCACCGGCGCCACGCCCGAGCGCTTTGATGTCCTGGGCTATGATGCCGGCAGCCTGCTGTTGCATTGCGTGGAGCGTGGCGCCCGCAAGCCGGATCAGATTCGTGAGGCCCTTGCCCGGATTGACGGTTACCCCGGCCTGAAAGGTGAAATCAGCTTCAAAAACTCCCAGCGGGTCAACCGCCGCGTGAACCTTCTGCAAATTCTCAACGCGGAGATCCGGCGGGTGAACTAG
- a CDS encoding transporter produces MVILIIPQKEKREMKYRTAAFFLLMTWGVGVSQTKNETDDIRLFQTFFQDAPIATAPYGEGLFQYSTYDNDLSSIDLAVQAALPVAEKLQLGGGLGFRNISPDVGDSQSGISDLLVSGRYNVVPGPTVISVGALLTLPIGSEDIGEGTLDFGGFGSLRHRLESGLVLTGTLGLDFAETKVPKFNPSTGRNETDSEYDNSLLLGGGVIYPTKNKLNLIGELNFRTEGDYILLSGGIDYPLKSGGRLRGGLGLGLDDGAPNFTLRAGYLLGF; encoded by the coding sequence ATGGTCATTCTCATCATTCCTCAAAAGGAGAAACGTGAAATGAAGTACCGCACTGCAGCTTTTTTTCTGTTGATGACATGGGGAGTCGGTGTGAGTCAGACGAAAAACGAAACGGATGACATTCGTTTGTTCCAGACCTTTTTCCAGGATGCTCCCATCGCCACCGCCCCGTACGGCGAGGGGTTGTTTCAGTATTCCACTTATGACAATGACCTTTCCAGCATCGACCTGGCGGTGCAGGCGGCGCTGCCGGTGGCGGAGAAACTGCAGCTCGGCGGCGGTTTGGGATTTCGCAATATCTCCCCGGATGTGGGCGACAGCCAATCCGGCATCAGTGACCTGCTGGTCTCCGGACGCTACAACGTCGTGCCCGGCCCGACGGTGATTTCGGTGGGCGCCCTGCTTACCCTGCCCATCGGCAGTGAGGACATTGGCGAGGGCACGCTGGATTTCGGCGGCTTCGGCTCCTTGCGCCACCGGCTGGAGAGCGGCCTGGTGCTGACCGGTACGCTCGGCCTGGATTTCGCAGAGACGAAAGTGCCCAAATTCAATCCCAGCACCGGGCGAAACGAAACAGATTCCGAATATGACAACAGTCTGTTGCTCGGCGGCGGCGTGATTTATCCGACCAAAAACAAACTCAATCTCATCGGCGAGCTCAACTTCCGCACCGAGGGGGATTACATTCTACTGTCGGGCGGCATCGATTATCCGCTGAAGTCCGGCGGCCGGTTGCGTGGCGGCCTGGGTCTGGGGTTGGACGATGGCGCGCCCAATTTCACCTTGCGCGCCGGTTATTTGCTGGGTTTTTGA
- the holA gene encoding DNA polymerase III subunit delta: MKFAEFTQSIRRGDFKPVYFFAGEETGLIEEGVRLLLDRLVTPEMRDFNFDAFYGSDVPATRVLDIACAYPMLAAYRTVLVRDVHKMPAGDLLALAEYAKKPCPTTHLILTQREKGSKKKGLEVLSKIAGFVDCRPLYDNQIVPWIQSHIASLGMTISPEAAQWLATEVGNSIQALRSEIDKLQTYLGSERQITLEHVREVAGFRREFSVFSLQEALGGRNLAAALRIVEVLAENTSPGAIVSSLARYFGQLYLAQTLSRRQDLAVLSQKTGVHAFFAERLQREARAYSSSALFNALEVLRHVDYLAKSQSISAPLLLRLMTIAIIKQLPVQSLPFPRVSANELLEA, translated from the coding sequence ATGAAATTTGCGGAGTTTACCCAATCGATTCGCCGGGGAGATTTCAAACCGGTTTATTTTTTCGCCGGGGAGGAGACCGGCTTGATCGAAGAGGGCGTGCGACTGTTGCTGGACAGGCTTGTCACGCCGGAGATGCGCGACTTCAATTTCGATGCTTTTTATGGCAGCGACGTGCCGGCCACCAGGGTGTTGGACATTGCCTGTGCCTATCCCATGCTGGCAGCTTATCGCACCGTTCTCGTTCGGGATGTGCATAAAATGCCGGCGGGCGATCTCCTGGCGCTGGCCGAATATGCCAAAAAGCCCTGCCCCACCACCCACTTGATTCTCACGCAGCGCGAGAAAGGCTCGAAGAAAAAAGGCCTGGAGGTGTTGAGCAAAATTGCAGGCTTTGTTGATTGCCGGCCACTCTACGACAATCAGATCGTGCCCTGGATCCAGAGCCATATTGCGAGCCTGGGCATGACCATCTCCCCGGAAGCGGCGCAATGGCTGGCCACTGAAGTGGGCAACTCGATCCAGGCGCTGCGCAGCGAAATTGATAAGTTGCAGACCTATCTCGGCAGTGAACGACAGATCACGCTCGAACATGTGCGGGAGGTTGCCGGATTTCGGCGGGAATTCTCGGTCTTTTCACTGCAGGAGGCGCTGGGCGGCAGGAATTTGGCGGCGGCGCTGCGCATCGTCGAGGTGCTGGCGGAGAACACCAGCCCCGGCGCGATCGTGAGCAGCCTGGCGCGTTATTTCGGACAATTGTATCTGGCACAGACGTTGTCACGGCGGCAGGATCTTGCGGTGTTGTCGCAAAAAACCGGGGTGCATGCGTTCTTTGCCGAACGGCTGCAACGCGAGGCGAGAGCCTACAGCAGCAGCGCACTTTTCAATGCGCTGGAGGTGCTGCGCCATGTCGATTATCTCGCCAAGAGCCAGAGCATTTCTGCGCCGCTGTTGTTGCGACTGATGACCATCGCCATCATCAAGCAACTGCCGGTGCAAAGCCTGCCGTTTCCGCGGGTTTCTGCAAACGAGTTGCTTGAAGCGTAG
- a CDS encoding sigma-70 family RNA polymerase sigma factor codes for MEENSKRNEGKPTDEDLIERFQQGELAAYEEIVRRYKDQLLNFVFRFLNNHEEAEDVVQETFLRVYRNRFAYTRIAKFSTWIYTIAGNLARTELRRRKRRRFFSLTDMGLEDRDYEISDEVFNPETQANSTLGEELIQREISKLSPKFREVIILRDVQELSYEEISKIIRVPIGTVKSRVNRARLRLQKRLKKILDQRK; via the coding sequence ATGGAGGAAAATTCCAAAAGAAACGAGGGCAAGCCCACCGATGAAGATCTGATCGAGCGTTTTCAGCAGGGAGAGTTGGCGGCATACGAAGAGATTGTCCGGCGCTACAAGGATCAGTTGCTCAACTTCGTCTTTCGGTTTCTCAACAATCACGAGGAAGCAGAGGACGTGGTGCAGGAGACGTTCCTGCGGGTGTATCGCAACCGCTTTGCCTATACGCGCATCGCGAAATTTTCCACGTGGATCTACACGATTGCAGGCAATTTGGCGCGCACCGAACTGCGCCGCCGCAAGCGCCGGCGGTTCTTCTCCCTGACCGACATGGGGCTGGAGGATCGCGATTATGAAATTTCGGACGAGGTGTTCAATCCTGAGACACAGGCGAACAGCACACTGGGCGAGGAGTTGATCCAACGCGAGATCAGCAAGCTCTCGCCAAAGTTCCGGGAGGTCATCATTTTGCGGGATGTCCAGGAACTTTCGTATGAAGAGATCAGTAAGATTATCCGGGTTCCAATTGGTACGGTCAAATCGCGCGTTAATCGTGCCCGGCTCCGTCTGCAAAAGCGCCTGAAGAAAATACTGGATCAGCGCAAATAA
- a CDS encoding zf-HC2 domain-containing protein, with protein MNTCERFSESFSDYIENSLPAAERQKLETHLSACHACHDTVTRLHHLRSQLRSLPRVRTSDDFTAVLRARLKREQRVPHPGRLVGTPNRLVRTAGYAGAALMLVMVLGYLVWRPQTPTAAASHLRPSPTRDAAVTDWQDDPATYPARITYPLDKITPAHPIFPAHILRGLPAANATAADSAHGRVISSVRPVRATFISSF; from the coding sequence ATGAACACTTGCGAGAGGTTTTCCGAGTCCTTCTCGGACTACATCGAGAACAGTCTGCCCGCCGCTGAACGACAAAAACTGGAGACCCACCTATCGGCCTGTCATGCCTGTCATGACACGGTTACCCGCCTCCACCACCTGCGGAGTCAGTTGAGAAGTTTGCCCCGGGTTCGCACCTCCGATGATTTCACGGCAGTCTTGCGGGCACGCCTGAAACGCGAGCAGCGTGTGCCGCACCCCGGCCGACTGGTGGGCACTCCCAACCGCCTGGTGCGTACCGCCGGCTACGCCGGCGCCGCACTCATGCTCGTTATGGTTCTCGGCTATCTCGTCTGGCGTCCGCAAACACCCACCGCTGCGGCGTCCCACCTGCGCCCTTCGCCAACCCGGGACGCGGCCGTGACCGACTGGCAAGATGACCCTGCAACCTATCCCGCACGCATCACTTATCCCCTCGATAAAATCACCCCTGCGCATCCAATTTTCCCGGCCCATATTCTGCGCGGCCTGCCTGCGGCCAACGCCACTGCGGCCGATTCTGCGCATGGCAGGGTGATCTCTAGCGTCCGTCCTGTAAGGGCGACTTTCATTTCATCCTTCTGA